A DNA window from Drosophila sechellia strain sech25 chromosome X, ASM438219v1, whole genome shotgun sequence contains the following coding sequences:
- the LOC6615028 gene encoding pyridoxal phosphate phosphatase PHOSPHO2, protein MFSNQQQSPAAVAAAVASCRLRKQQRRRLAAFDFDHTIVSQNTDTVVRDLLPTEVTSAKVNELVENDCWTEYMAEVFRLLHEQQVSEARIRDTIRGIPEVPGFVRLIKHLAKRLHYDLIIISDSNSVFIDEWLRAHNLADCFVAIFTNPAEFVASGRLMVRAHHQQSDCKLSASNLCKGRVLEHFVIEQDLRRSIRYDHVFYVGDGNNDICPVLRQRACDFACARKGFAMEKHLLRNRSKLKLRAQLLIWKSGFDLMDQMLALPQLKTPQLQGDGEQTDQDADADGKVPEVARRASAVAGPTKSPN, encoded by the coding sequence ATGTTCTCGAACCAGCAGCAGTCACCCGCCGCTGTGGCCGCGGCCGTGGCCAGCTGCAGGCTAAGGAAGCAGCAGCGCCGTCGGCTGGCGGCCTTCGACTTTGACCACACGATCGTTTCCCAGAACACGGACACCGTGGTGCGCGACCTGCTGCCCACGGAGGTGACGAGCGCCAAGGTCAACGAGTTGGTGGAGAACGATTGCTGGACGGAGTACATGGCCGAGGTGTTTCGCCTGCTGCACGAGCAACAGGTGTCGGAGGCGCGCATTAGGGACACCATCCGTGGCATACCCGAGGTGCCCGGTTTCGTGCGCCTGATCAAGCACCTGGCCAAGCGACTGCACTACGACCTGATCATCATCAGCGACTCGAACAGCGTCTTCATCGACGAGTGGCTGCGGGCACACAACCTGGCCGATTGCTTTGTGGCCATCTTTACCAATCCGGCGGAATTCGTTGCCTCCGGACGGCTAATGGTCCGCGCCCACCACCAGCAGTCGGACTGCAAGCTGAGCGCCAGCAATCTGTGCAAGGGGCGAGTGCTGGAGCACTTTGTCATCGAGCAGGACCTGCGGCGCAGCATACGCTATGACCACGTCTTCTACGTGGGCGACGGCAACAACGACATCTGCCCCGTGCTGCGGCAGCGGGCGTGCGACTTTGCCTGCGCCCGCAAGGGTTTCGCCATGGAGAAGCACTTGCTCCGCAATCGCAGCAAGTTGAAGCTGCGCGCCCAGCTGCTGATCTGGAAGAGCGGCTTCGATCTGATGGACCAGATGCTGGCACTGCCGCAGCTGAAGACCCCCCAGCTGCAGGGCGATGGGGAACAGACGGATcaggatgcggatgcggatggcAAAGTACCGGAGGTGGCACGTCGGGCGTCGGCAGTTGCCGGGCCGACCAAGTCGCCCAACTAA
- the LOC6615029 gene encoding protein transport protein Sec61 gamma-2 subunit codes for MDKVVKFAEPGRAFAKDSIRLVKRCTKPDRKEFQKIAIATAVGFCIMGFIGFFVKLIHIPINNIIVGS; via the coding sequence ATGGACAAGGTTGTTAAGTTTGCCGAGCCGGGACGCGCCTTCGCCAAGGACTCGATCCGTCTGGTCAAGCGGTGCACCAAGCCCGACCGCAAGGAGTTCCAGAAGATCGCCATCGCCACTGCTGTTGGCTTCTGCATCATGGGCTTCATCGGCTTCTTCGTTAAGTTGATACACATCCCCATCAACAACATCATCGTGGGCTCTTAA
- the LOC6615030 gene encoding actin-related protein 10 has protein sequence MPIYESVMQEKPPIVLDIGTAYTKLGFAAEAYPRKIMPTEVVMTTTGIRKRLFDYETPEELYDQLVDFLQTIFFKHLLVSPKERKFVLVENVFGPTVLRETLARVLFVHFDVSSVLFVPVHLIALSTLAVPTALVVDVGYSETSVMPVFSGVQIMGAFKDQSYGGSAIHAEIKRQLVESGVKESLLTESVLEDIKVRTCFVTTMERAKARANGGEDQPTPAPDVDYIVSDNDAVIQVPGLLRESAYEIMFEASNERDSLPHLILRSILDCTLDVRRALVESLFLVGGGSMVQGLLARIRQELQHLLTEDPFYAERFHGELQFKFFNAVGKQNFTAWLGGALCGATDLIQTRSLVKETYLKSEHVPDWSNLCDNRPTGS, from the exons ATGCCCATTTACGAGAGCGTGATGCAGGAGAAGCCGCCCATTGTCCTGGACATTGGCACCGCCTACACCAA GCTGGGATTCGCGGCGGAGGCGTATCCGCGCAAGATCATGCCCACGGAGGTGGTGATGACCACGACGGGGATCCGGAAGCGTCTGTTCGACTACGAAACTCCGGAGGAGCTGTACGACCAGCTAGTGGACTTTCTGCAGACGATCTTCTTCAA GCATCTGCTGGTCAGCCCCAAGGAGCGCAAGTTCGTGCTGGTGGAGAACGTGTTCGGACCCACTGTGCTGCGTGAGACCTTGGCCCGCGTGCTCTTTGTCCACTTCGACGTCTCCTCTGTGCTGTTCGTGCCCGTGCATCTCATTGCGCTGTCTACGCTGGCAGTGCCGACTGCCCTGGTGGTGGACGTCGGGTACAGCGAGACCAGCGTTATGCCCGTCTTCAGCGGGGTGCAGATCATGGGCGCCTTCAAGGATCAAAGCTACGGAGGCAGCGCCATCCACGCGGAGATCAAGCGGCAGCTGGTGGAGAGTGGCGTTAAGGAGAGCCTGCTAACAGAGAGCGTGCTGGAAGACATCAAGGTGCGAACTTGCTTTGTGACCACAATGGAAAGGGCCAAGGCCCGCGCCAACGGCGGCGAGGATCAGCCGACTCCCGCGCCAGACGTGGACTACATTGTCAGCGACAACGATGCGGTCATCCAGGTGCCTGGCCTCCTGCGGGAGTCTGCCTACGAGATCATGTTCGAGGCCAGCAACGAGCGGGACAGCCTGCCGCACCTGATCCTGCGCTCCATTCTCGACTGCACACTGGACGTGCGACGCGCCCTGGTCGAGAGTTTGTTCCTCGTGGGCGGCGGCTCTATGGTCCAGGGTCTGCTGGCCCGCATCCGCCAGGAGCTGCAGCATCTGCTCACCGAGGATCCGTTCTACGCCGAACGCTTCCATGGCGAGCTTCAGTTTAAGTTTTTCAATGCCGTCGGCAAGCAAAACTTCACTGCCTGGCTGGGTGGCGCCTTGTGCGGCGCGACGGATCTCATCCAGACACGATCGCTGGTTAAGGAGACGTATCTAAAGAGCGAGCACGTTCCCGACTGGAGCAACCTGTGCGATAATAGGCCAACAGGCTCGTAG